The DNA region TGATTCCTCTTAACGCCTCCAAGCGCATGCATCTGGTAGCACCTCCTGCCCCCTGATGCAAAAAATAATCGCGCCCCCTAAAGATGGGCATGCCCTGCGTCCGAAAAGACAGACGAGTGAGGAGAAGTCTATCTCCCATCCACCCTGGACGGGTGGGGTGTACTTCCGGCCGTATGCCGGTGCAGGACGGGCGGCGCAACAACGCCCCTCGATTTTTGGCAAGGACGCCAAGAAAAACATTCACGGAGGAATAGCTATGTCACTGGTTATCAATCACAACATGATGGCCGCCAACGCAGCGCGCAACCTGAGCACCTCGTACAGCGATCTCGGCACCTCTGTCCGCCGACTCTCCTCGGGCCTCCGGGTGGGCACTGCGGCTGACGACGCCGCCGGCCTCGCCATTCGCGAGCTCATGCGCTCGGACATCGCCGCCCTGAACCAGGGTGTGCGCAACGCCAACGACGCGATCTCCATGATCCAGACGGCGGACGGCGCCCTGGGCGTCATCGACGAAAAGCTGATCCGGATGAAGGAGCTTGCCGAGCAGGCCGCCACCGGCACCTACAGCTCGGACCAGCGTCTGATCATCGACTCCGAGTACCAGGCCATGGCCTCGGAGATCACCCGTATTGCCAACGCCACGGACTTCAACGGTGTGTACCTGCTCAACGGCAACCTGTCGTCGGACACGCACAGCGGTTCCGGGCTGCAGGCCACTGGCAAGATGAAGATCCACTTCGGCACGGCCAACGACTCGTCCGAGGACTACTACTACATCAAGATCAACAGCGCGACTGCGTCGAGCCTTGGTGTGGGCAACCAATCCGCAAGCGGCGACGGCTTCTCCATCTCCACGCAGGAAGGCGCCCAGAAGGCCCTGTCCGCATTGGAAGACGCCATCGTCTCCAAGGACAAGATTCGCGCAAACCTGGGCGCTCTGCAGAACCGTCTGCAGAACACCATCACCAACCTGGAAATCCAGTCTGAGAACCTGCAGGCTGCCGAGTCCCGCATCTCCGACGTGGACGTCTCCCAGGAGATGACCTCGTTCGTGCGCAACCAGATCCTGACCCAGTCCGCGGTGGCCATGCTCTCGCAGGCCAACTCCCTGCCGCGGATGGCCCTCACGCTCGTGGGCGGCTAACCCACAAGGGAATCTGACTCACAACCATCGCGAAATCAACCAATCGCGGCACACGAGGGACGCCTGCACACTCCCGATCCGCGACATCTCCCACTCGCCAGACGCGCCAGAAAGAGGGCCCCGAAAGGGGCCTTCTTTGTTTTACGAGCATTGATCAAAATACTCATCCATGCTGGTGGCCGCCCTCGCCGCGCACAGGCGCGGTCACGCGGATGGCCTCCAGCACGTCGTCCAGGGCTGAGAGCTTGTCCAACACCACATAGAGCATGGCCGCTTCGCGCACCTGCACGGTAAAGACGATCTCGGTGTTGCCGTCCACCGTGGAGTGGAAGTGGCCGGCATCGATATTCACGCCCTCCTGCGCCAGCAGGGTGGAGACGCGGCTGAGCACGCCGCTGCGGTTGCGGGAGATGATACGGATCTTGGCCGGGTACGGCGTCTCCATGTCCCCGCCCCAAGAAACAGGGATGATGCGTTCGGGCTCCACGTTCTGCACGTTGGGGCAGTCGGCCGTGTGCACGGTGACGCCGCGGCCGCGGCTGATGTAGCCCACGATGGTGTCGCCGGGTAGCGGGTTGCAGCAGCCGGCGAAGCGCACGAGCACGTCGTCCACGCCCTTGATGGAAACGCTGTCCATGGACTGGGCGCGCTTGGTCTCCTCCGGCGTCATGTCGGCCTTGGAGGTCTCTGCCGGGGCTCTGCCCTTCTCCTTGTCCCGCTCCTTCTCCTCAGGCTTGGGCCTGGTGGGCTGGAGCTTGTTCAGCACCTTGCGCGGCGTGATGCGCGCGTAGCCCACGGCGGAGAGCAGATCGTCCTGCTCCTTGAAGGAGAACTCGCCGGCCAGCTCGTCGAACACGCCGTCCTTGAGCGCCTTGGCCACGTTGATGCCCATCTTGCGGCCTTCTTTCTCCAGCAGCTCCTTGGCAAGGGCTATGGCGCGGGCGCGTTCCTCGGTTCGCAGGTAATGGTGGATGCGCGTGCGAGCCTTGGCCGTGTTCACGAACTTCAGCCAGTCCCGGCTGGGGTGGCGCTGCTTATCCGTGATGATCTCCACGGTATCGCCGTTCTTCAGCGGCGTAGAAAGCGGCACGAGCTTTCCGTTGACCTTTCCGCCGGCGCAGTGGTCGCCGATGTCCGTGTGGATGAGGTAGGCGAAGTCCACCGGAGTGGCGCCTTCGGGCAGCTCCTTCACGTCGCCCTGGGGCGTGAAGACGTAGACCTCATCCTTGAAGAGGTCGAAGCGCAGGGAGCGCATGAACTCGCGCGAGTCGCTCTCCTGTTTCTGCCAGTCCAGAATCTGCCGGAGCCAGGAGAACTGCTCGGCCTCCTTGGTGCGGACCTTGCCGTGGTCCTTGTAGCGCCAGTGCGCGGCCACGCCGTACTCGGCGAGCTGGTTCATCTCCTCGGTGCGGATCTGTATCTCGATGCGCTCACCGTCCGGCCCGATGACCGTGGTGTGCAGGCTCTGATACATGTTCGCCTTGGGCATGGAGATGTAGTCCTTGAACCTGCCGGGCACGGGACGCCAGGCGGCGTGCACCAGGCCGAGCGTGGCGTAGCAGTCCTTGATGGACTTGAGGATCACGCGGAAGGCAATGATATCGTAGACCTGGTCCAGCGTGAGGTTCTGCTGCACCATCTTGTGGTAGATGGAGTAGATATGCTTGGTGCGACCGGAGACGCGGCCCGGGATGTCGTTCTCCTGGAGCATCTCTTCGAGCAGGACGATGACCTTCTCGATGTACTCCTTGCCGCGCACCTGGTAGCGCTCCACGCCGGAGCAGAGCTGGTTGTACATGTCCGGCTTGAGGTAGCGCAGGGAGAGGTCTTCCAGCTCCAGCTTGAGCCTGTGCAGACCGAGGCGGTTGGCCAGGGGCGCATAGATGTCCATGGTCTCCTGGCTGATGATCTTCTGCTTCTCAGCCGGCATGAACTCCAGGGTGCGCATGTTGTGCAGCCTGTCCGCAAGCTTGACTATGAGCACGCGGATGTTCTCGGCCATGGAGAGGATCATCTTGCGGATGTTCTCGGCCTGGGCCTGCTCCTTGGTCTCAAAGGGCATCTGGCTGATCTTGGTGACGCCCTCGACGATGTCGCCGACCTCTTCGCCGAACTCCTCGTCGATCTCCTCGATGGAGACCTTGGTGTCCTCCACCGTGTCGTGCAGCAGGCCGGAGGCGATGGTGGCCTCGTCCAGCCGCATGTCGGCCAGGGTGTTGGCTACTTCCAGGGGGTGGGAAAGATAGGGTTCGCCGGATCGGCGCACCTGACCGGCATGGGCGGCTGCGGAAAAGACGTATGCCTTTTGGATAAGGTCCACGCCGGAATCCGGCATGTAGGCGCGTACCTTTTCGAGTATTTCGCCGATGCGTACAATGGGCCTGCTTGCGGGCTTTGGCGCATCCGTCGGCTCGCAGCTGGCTTGATTTTGCTGAGTGGAAATATCGTGAACCATGCTTTCCTGATACTCGCAAAGCCCTACTTTCTTCAAGTCATGTAAGGGGGTTTACATACAGTTCCCCTCCTTTTGCGACCCCCCATACGGAATTGTTGCCAATTTGCAAAATTAAGGTAGAATGAGCGACTGCAACGCGCCTGGGGTATTTTGCCAAGTAAAACACCGTGCACAATCACCCACCCGCGGTGCCAAATGTTTTTCTATCCAATTCGTAGATTTATGGTCGAACGGTTTGCCCAATGCCCGTGAAGGCAGTCCATCGAAACGCCGGCCCCAGACGCACCCTGGCATTGCGCTCGCGTATCGTGAAAGGTCACGCCGTATGTTACGATGCGCACGTCAGGAAGGAGCTGTACATTGTCCATGGATAAAGGCGAAGAGAGCCTGGTCAAAGGCCTGCTCAACGAATTCGTCACCGATTCTATACCCGAATACCTGCTCGAAGGATCCCAGCAGATTGTCGCCAATGGCGGTGTACAGAAGCTCTCGCTCAAAAAGGGCGAGACCTTCTGGGAGATCAACGGGAACATCCAAGGCGAGGACTTTCAGGTCTACTCTCCCGAGCTTTCTGTCAATCTCAAAGAAAATCGCATCAGCTACTACTGCAACTGCCCGGACTCATTCTCCGGCGTCTGCAGACACATTGGGGCCACGGCCCTCAAGTTTCTGAGCTCCATGGAGTCGCGCGACGAAGACGCCGCGCCCGCCAAACCACGTACCGAATGGCGCCAGGTCTTCCGCTCCTTCTTCTCCACAGAGCCGGAGCCCGAAGCCGGACGCCACTACCTCATATACCGTTTTTATCCGGAACCCGGCCGCCTGCAGGTGGCCTTCTTCCGGGCTCGGCAGAACAAGTCCGGCCTCTCCACGGTGCAGAACGAGGTCACCCTGGAGCAGATCATCAACAATCCGGACTGGAGCGAGAACGCTCCCCTGCTGCCCAAGGTGGCCCAGCAGATCGGCGGCTACATCGACTACTTCGGCCATCGAGTGGATATTCCCGACGGCCTGCTGGCTTGGTTCTTCCGCGCCCTGCGCCGGGAGTTCTATCTGTTCTGGCGGGATACGGAGCAGCCCTGCCGTGTGGAGCGCAAGACCATGCGGCTCATGCTCACGCCTCATCTGGAGGACGAGGGCCTGCGCCTGGAAGTCATGCTGGGCCGCGAAGGCAAGCCACCCTTCCCCATCGTGGGACAGGAGGCCTACTTCTACGGCCAGATGCCCATCTGGGTCTGCTGGAACAAGGCGTTCTACCCGGTGCAGACCGGGCTGGAGCCCCAGCTCATCCAGGAGATCGTGGCCGAGCAACCCATCATTTCGCACACGGACATCTCCGAGTTCCTGGACCGCGTCTGGACGCGCCTGCCTGCTTCCGAGCTGCACGGACAGGAAGAGTTCCTGGAGCAGATGAAGCCCATCTTCGTCCCGGCCACGTACAATCCCAAGCTCTTCCTGGACGAGGAAGGCAGCCTGCTCACCCTGCAGATAGAAAATGTGTACGAGACCGAGCACGGCGAGGTGTCCCTGCCCGGCCCAAATCCGGATCTGCAGACCGGCAGCTACCAGAGCGAGGCCAAGGCGTACCTCATCCGCCGTAATCAGGAGGCCGAGGCCGCACTGACCCAGAAGCTGCAGGACATGAACTTCCAGCCGCGCTCCAACTCCATCTGGTTCCTGGAGCCGGAGGAGGCCATCGCCTTCCTGCTGGACGCCTACCCCGCCCTGGTGCAGGAGTACCGCGTCTACGGCGAGAAGAACCTGACCCGCTACAAGGTCCGTCTCTCGCAGCCTGTCATCACGGCCGAGGTGGAGTCCAACGAGGACGAGAAGTGGTTCGAGCTGGATCTGGCCGTGGAGTACGACGACCAGCGCGTGCCCATCGACAAGATCTGGGAAGCCTGGACCCAGGGCAAGCGCTACGTCCAGCTCAAGGACGGCTCCTATACCTCCCTGCCGGAAAGCTGGCTGGAGAAGCTGGGCCACAAGCTGCGCAGCCTGGGTCTGGATCCGGACAAGCCGCCGCAGAAGAAGTTCAAGCAGTTCGAGGCGCCGGTGCTGGATAAGATTCTGGACGACGTGCCCCACGCCGTGACCGACTCGTTCTGGGAAAAGCTGCGCACCAAGATCCACTCCTTCAGAGAGATCCGGCAGCTGGCCACACCGGAGGGCCTCAATGCCGAGCTGCGTCCCTACCAGGGGCAGGGCCTCTCCTTCCTCAACTTCCTCAAGGAGTACGGCTTCGGCGGCATCCTGGCGGACGAAATGGGCCTGGGCAAGACCGTGCAGACACTCGCCTTCCTGCTCTATCTGCACAACAAGGGCATCACCGGCCCCAACCTCATCGTCGTGCCCACCTCGGTTCTGCCCAACTGGGAGCGCGAGGCCGAGAAGTTCGCCCCGCTTCTCACGCGGCTGATCATCTACGGCACCCGCCGCGAGAGCCTGTTCAAGAAGATCAAGAAGTCCAATGTGGTCATCACCACCTACGCCCTGCTGCGGCGCGATCTGGAAGAGCTGCAGAAGTACGAGTTCTCCACGATCATCCTGGACGAGGCGCAGAACATCAAGAACCCGAACACCATTACGGCGCGTAGCGTGCGCAAGCTTTCGGCCAAGCAGCGCATCTGCCTTTCGGGTACGCCCATCGAGAACAACCTTTTCGAGCTCTGGTCGCTCTTCGAGTTCCTCATGCCGGGCTTCCTCGGCTCGCAGCACTCCTTCCAGCGCGGTATCGTCAAGCCCATCAAGGACGGCGACGCCGAGACTCTGGACTACCTGCGCCAGCGCGTGAAGCCGTTCATCCTGCGCCGCACCAAGAGCGAGGTGGCCAAGGACCTGCCGCCCAAGATCGAGAACGTTTACTACTGCGCCCTGGCCGACGAGCAGCTGGAGCTCTACGCATCCCTGGCCAAAAAGCTCAAGGAGCAGGTGCTGCAGGACGTGGACGAGAAGGGTATCGCCAAGAGCCAGATGTCCATTCTCGATGCGCTGCTCAAGCTGCGCCAGATCTGCTGCCATCCCAGACTGCTCAAGCTGGACATGCCCGGCGTCTCCACCAACCTGCCCTCTGGCAAGTTCGACGCCTTCAAGGACATGGTTACGGACATCATCGAGGAAGGCCACAAGGTGCTGGTCTTCTCCCAGTTCGTGCAGATGCTGCATATCATCCGCAGCTGGCTGCAGATCAGCCAGACGCCCTTCGCCTATCTGGACGGCGCCTCCAAGGACCGCTTCGACCAGGTGGACCGCTTCAACAACACGCCGGAGATTCCCATCTTCCTTATCTCCCTGAAGGCGGGCGGCACCGGCCTGAACCTCACGAGCGCGGACTATGTCATCCACTACGATCCGTGGTGGAACCCGGCCGTGGAGAGCCAGGCCACGGACCGCACCCACCGCATCGGCCAGACGCGGCAGGTGTTCTCCTACAAGATGATCTGCCAGAATACGGTGGAGGAGAAGATACTCAAGCTGCAGGACCAGAAGCGCGACGTGGCCGAGGCCATCATCCCCGGCCAGGACGCCTGGAAGAGCCTGACGCGCAACGATCTCGAAATGCTTTTCGAGGTTTAGCCGCGACAGCGAGCTCGATATGCCCGACCGATCGGGGACAGAAAAGCTCCCCCGCCATCTGCTCATCGCTTTGGGCGTGCTCTGGCTGCTTATGTTCACCATACGCAGCCAGTTCATCGCCATCCTGCCCCTGTTGCCGGCTATCGGCCAGGAGACCGGCGCCTCCACGGCGTCGCTGGGCTGGCTCGTCTCGGGCTACGCCCTGGCCATCGGCGTCACCACCCTGTTCTGGGGACCGGTCTCCGACCGCATCGGCCGCCGCAAGATCCTGATCATCGGCTCAGCGTCCGTGGCCGTGGCCCTGGTGCTGCACGGCTTCATGCACAGCTACGCCGGTTTTCTCATCGCCCGCGTGGTCACCGGCATGGTGGCCGGCATGTGCACCTCCGGCATTCTGGCCTACATGGGCGACGCCTTTCCCGCCAACCGCCGCGGCTGGGCCATGGGCGTGGTCATCAGCGGTTTTGCCTTCGGCCAGGTGGCCGGACTGCCGCTGGCCACGTGGATGGCGGGGATCCACGGCTATCGCACGCCGTTCGTGGCTTTTGGCGGGCTCATGGTCCTGTGCGCCGTGGGCATCTGGTTCTTCGTCCCCCAGCCGGAGAATGTGGTCCCGAGGCGGCGGCCCCTGTCCGAACTCATGGCCGACTACCGCCATATCCTGGCCTCGCGCGAGCTGGGCACGGCCATGGTGGTCGGCATCCTCATCCTCTCCGGCATGTCCGTGTACATCACCTACCTGCCCATCTGGATGAACGAAGTCCTGCACATGACGCCGCAGCAGACGGCCTGGACCTTCTCTTTCGCCGCCGTGGCCATTCTGGTGGCTGCGCCGCGCGCCGGCAGGCTCTCGGACCGCATCGGCCGGCGTTGGGTCATTGCCGGCGGCACTGCGGCCGTGGGCGTCCTCGTGCTGCTCACTCCCCTTGCCGGCCTGTTCCCCTACGGCATCACCGTTCTGTACTTCGTGATGATGGGCTTTGGCTCGTCCCGCGCCTCCGGCTTTCGCACGCTGCAGACCGAGCTCGTGCCGGACGCATTTCGCGGCCAGTACCTCTCCCTGGGCAACGCCTTCGAGCAGCTCGGCTTCGGACTGGGCAGCGCTCTGGCCGGCCTGCTCTACGGTTCCTTCGGCTTTTTTGCCAACTGCGTCTCAGTCTCCATCTTCTCCGCAATCGTCGTAGTCTTCGTGTTCCTGCGGCTGCCCGAGACGCGCAGCGCTTCGGCGTAATTCACAACTTCGCCGGCGCCTGCCTGGGCGGCTTGATCTACGCCGCCTCGGCTCTACGACGACCTCCATCGCCTCTGCCGCCGTCACTGGCGTCATCCTCGTTCTGCCCCGCCGCTCTGTGTAGAATGCGGCGCGCACCCAATAATAGGAAAAGGCCCCCGCGCAGCAACCTGCATGGGGGCCTTTTCCAAAGACACTGATCACAACGGAAATGCCGCTACGGCGTGAAGCCCGGCGGGTGGTCCTGCCAGGCGGCACCGGCCAGGGAACGCTCCCGGCCCAGATCGAAGAGCGTATTCATCACGCCGGGATCGAAGATCTTGGTGGTCGCCGGCACGAAGCTGTCCGGAATGAAGGTGAGGTTGTAGTCGAAGCCGTCGCGGTTGGCGAGCAGGTAGAGCCGGTCCAGAGCGCCGATGCCCTGGTTGCGGATCAGGCTGGATACCGCTGTGCCGGCAATGTCGGCAAGCTTGCGCTTGACCGGGTCGTACGTGCCCGCGACCTTGTTGTTCATGATGATGTACATGTTCTTCTCACGGTCGTGGAAGTTGGCCCCCTGCGCGGCAGCCGCGCTTGTGGGGTCTATAAATGGCCCGTAGAGGAAGACCTGCGTAACCACGCCGCCGTCCACATGCATCTCGTCATACTTGTGCCCCGCGGCCTTCACTTCAATATACTGCGGCGGAAAGACAGCCGGAATGGACGACGAGGCGAGCAGGACCTCGCGGAAAAGATCGAGCCGGCCAGCCTTGGCGATGCGCCCCATGTCCCAGATCATGGACCGCTGCGCATCCAGGTTGGTGGTGGCGATGAACAGCCGGCGGCCCTTGTCGTGCTCAGCTGCGATGGCCTTGAGCATCTTCGCGTCGATGTACTTGGCGGCGAGCTCGGCCAGTGGTTTGGTGTCGGCTATGGAGTCGCCGCCGATGATCTGGAAGATGCGCTTGAGGATAAACACCTTCTTGGCGTCGATGGTGGTGTACACCTTGCGCAGCTGATCGTCGTACTTCGGCCCCAGGAAGGCGAAGGGCGCGATGAGCGAGCCGGTGGACACGCCGGTGACGAGGTCGAACTCTGGCCGGTCGCCTGCCTGTGTCCAGCCGAAGAGAACGCCCGCACCGTAGGCACCGTAATCACCGCCTCCGGAGATGGCCAGGAAGTTGAGCGGATCGGCTGTCGGCCAGGGCAGTCCCCTGGATTCGTAGTACGCCTGCCGCTGTTTGACTGATTCCACGAGCGTGTGCTGGAAGGCCGGGTTGAACTCATCCGCCCACGTGCGCACGCTCTGCAGGCCGTCTACCTGGGCCATGTCCTCATACTTCTCGGGCAGGGCCCTGCGCGGCAGCGCAGCGCAGGAGGTGAGCAGGATCGCTGCGGCGGCCAGCACCAGCAGCGTTTTCAGACAGGCGTAGCCCGGATGGGTGAATCGGGTCATGGAATCCTCATGGCACTGTTTGGGAAGGGCAAAAATATCACGCCTCTGCCAAGCTTAGTATGTGTATCAGATAAAGTGATCGAATCAAAATCATCGATTCGGCGCTTCGGCGCGGCATATTCCGGGTATCCGACCATGCACGAGAGGAGATTCCGCCGCACCGTTGGAGCCCCGCGCAGTCGGAAGCCTCCGCCCGGCAAGAGTTCGCGGCGGCATCGCGCTGCCTGGGCGAGCGCTTCTTCAGCAGGTGAGAAGGTTTTGACCACTGTTGACTCCACACGCCAAAAGGAGTCCAAAGATACAATGTCCCTGTATCCCGCCCTGCTCTATGGAGAACTCAATGACCGAGACATCGAAGACGCCTGATTCCCAAGCCCCCGTCACCACACTGTTCTGCGACGTCGGCGGCGTGCTGCTCACCAACGGCTGGGACCGCAACGCCCGCAGCCTGGCCGCCGAGACCTTCCAGCTCGACGCCGAGGACATGAACGAGCGACACCACCTCACCTTCGATACCTACGAGGAAGGAGAGCTCAGCCTGGACGAGTACCTCGACCGGCTGGTGTTCTTCAAACCTCGATCTTTTACTCGGGAAACGTTCAGGAAGTTCATGTTCGACCAGTCCAAGCCCTATCCGGAGATGATCGAGCTGGTACGCCGGATGAAGGCGGAGCACGGCCTCAAGATCGTGGTGGTCAGCAACGAGGGCCGGGAGCTCACCGAGCACCGCATCCGCACCTTTGCCCTGGACTGCTTTGTGGATGTCTTCGTGTCTTCGAGCTTCGTGCACTTCCGCAAGCCCGACAAGAAGATCTTCCGCCTCGCCCTGGACATCGGCCAGGCAAAGCCGGATGAGGTGGTCTACATCGACGACCGCTCCCTGTTCGTGGAGGTGGCCTCCTCGATAGGCATCCGCGGCATCGTGCACAAAGACCTCGCGAGCACACGGCAGCAGCTTGAAGCCATGACCTACAGCACGTCGCCCTGCCCGATTTGATCTTCTCGCAGCATGCACGGACGTTTTTCGGGGAAAACGAGCCGCCAGCTGCGACCACCTGAAGCCGCTCGGTCTCGCCCCGGCCAATCCCGGCCCGGGCCAGACGTGTTGTGCCATTCCATGGGGAAAAACGAAATCTTTTGCCCCGTCCCGCAGACTGTGCTCTAACAGTACATGGTGGAATCCTTTCGAAACGCCCGGAGAATGCACTCGGCAACAAAACGACAGGCAACCCGCCTTGCTGCCTGGAGGAGGTAGGCCATGCGCAAGATTCTGATCATCGGCTCCGGCGCCGGCGGCACCATTGTCGCCAACCAGCTCCGCAAGGAGCTTTCGGACTCGGACTGGTCCATCACCATCATCGATCGCAGCGACAGGCACCACTACCAGGCCGGCTGGCTCTTCATCCCCTTCGGCATCTACTCGCTGGAGGAGTGCATCAAGCCCAAGCGGGAGTTCATTCCCAAGGGAGTGGATTTCGTTCTCGACGAGGTGACGCGCGTGGATGTCGAGAACCGGAAGGTGGAAACGCGGCTGGCCTCCTATGACTACGACTATCTGGTCATCGCCACGGGCTGCCGGGTCAAGCCGGACGAGGTGGAGGGCATGGAGGAAGGCTGGGGCACGGACATCCACACCTTCTACACGCCGGACGGCGCCGAGGCCCTGCGCAAGCCGCTGAAGTACTTCACCTGCGGCAAGCTCGTGGTGAACATTGCCGAGCTGCCGTACAAGTGCCCCATCGCGCCGCTGGAGTTCGTGTTCATGGCGGACTGGTACTTCACCGCCACAGGCGTGCGCGACGCCGTGGAGATCGAGCTGGTCACGCCCCTGGACGGCGTGTTCACCAAGCCCGTGGCGTCCAAGGCCCTGGGCGTGATCGCCGAGAAAAAGAAGATTCTGGTCACGCCAAACTATCAGGTGGCCAAGGTGGATGTGAAGAACAAGACCCTGGAGTCGCACGACGGCCGGGAGGTGGGCTATGACCTGCTGGTCTCCATCCCGCCCAACTTCGGCGCCGACGCGCTCATCGAATCCGAGCTCACCGACCCCATGGGTTACGTGCCCACGGACAAGCACACGCTCAAGGCACAGGGGCTGGATCGGGTCTACGTCCTGGGCGACGCCACCAACGTGCCCACATCCAAGGCCGGCTCCGTGGCCCATTACCAGTCGTACACCCTGGTCGAGAACCTGCTGCGCGAGATCGACGGCCACGAACCGCTGCCCACCTTTGACGGCCACGCCACCTGCTTTCTGGACTCCGGCTTCGAGAAAGCCATCCTGCTGGACTTCAACTACGACGTGGAGCCGCTGCCCGGAAAGTTCCCCTTCCCCGGTCTGGGACCGTTCAGCCTGTTGCAGGAGACCCTCTCCAACCACTGGGGCAAGATGATGTTCCGCTGGGTGTACTGGAATCTGATGATGAAGGGGCTGGACTTGCCGCTGGAAAGCCAGATGACCCTGGCCGGCAAGGTGCGCAAGGGCGCCGAGTGCACAATCTAGGGGAGGTGCGACATGGCACACAACGATGAGGTG from Oceanidesulfovibrio marinus includes:
- a CDS encoding flagellin yields the protein MSLVINHNMMAANAARNLSTSYSDLGTSVRRLSSGLRVGTAADDAAGLAIRELMRSDIAALNQGVRNANDAISMIQTADGALGVIDEKLIRMKELAEQAATGTYSSDQRLIIDSEYQAMASEITRIANATDFNGVYLLNGNLSSDTHSGSGLQATGKMKIHFGTANDSSEDYYYIKINSATASSLGVGNQSASGDGFSISTQEGAQKALSALEDAIVSKDKIRANLGALQNRLQNTITNLEIQSENLQAAESRISDVDVSQEMTSFVRNQILTQSAVAMLSQANSLPRMALTLVGG
- a CDS encoding RelA/SpoT family protein, whose amino-acid sequence is MVRIGEILEKVRAYMPDSGVDLIQKAYVFSAAAHAGQVRRSGEPYLSHPLEVANTLADMRLDEATIASGLLHDTVEDTKVSIEEIDEEFGEEVGDIVEGVTKISQMPFETKEQAQAENIRKMILSMAENIRVLIVKLADRLHNMRTLEFMPAEKQKIISQETMDIYAPLANRLGLHRLKLELEDLSLRYLKPDMYNQLCSGVERYQVRGKEYIEKVIVLLEEMLQENDIPGRVSGRTKHIYSIYHKMVQQNLTLDQVYDIIAFRVILKSIKDCYATLGLVHAAWRPVPGRFKDYISMPKANMYQSLHTTVIGPDGERIEIQIRTEEMNQLAEYGVAAHWRYKDHGKVRTKEAEQFSWLRQILDWQKQESDSREFMRSLRFDLFKDEVYVFTPQGDVKELPEGATPVDFAYLIHTDIGDHCAGGKVNGKLVPLSTPLKNGDTVEIITDKQRHPSRDWLKFVNTAKARTRIHHYLRTEERARAIALAKELLEKEGRKMGINVAKALKDGVFDELAGEFSFKEQDDLLSAVGYARITPRKVLNKLQPTRPKPEEKERDKEKGRAPAETSKADMTPEETKRAQSMDSVSIKGVDDVLVRFAGCCNPLPGDTIVGYISRGRGVTVHTADCPNVQNVEPERIIPVSWGGDMETPYPAKIRIISRNRSGVLSRVSTLLAQEGVNIDAGHFHSTVDGNTEIVFTVQVREAAMLYVVLDKLSALDDVLEAIRVTAPVRGEGGHQHG
- a CDS encoding DEAD/DEAH box helicase, with the translated sequence MDKGEESLVKGLLNEFVTDSIPEYLLEGSQQIVANGGVQKLSLKKGETFWEINGNIQGEDFQVYSPELSVNLKENRISYYCNCPDSFSGVCRHIGATALKFLSSMESRDEDAAPAKPRTEWRQVFRSFFSTEPEPEAGRHYLIYRFYPEPGRLQVAFFRARQNKSGLSTVQNEVTLEQIINNPDWSENAPLLPKVAQQIGGYIDYFGHRVDIPDGLLAWFFRALRREFYLFWRDTEQPCRVERKTMRLMLTPHLEDEGLRLEVMLGREGKPPFPIVGQEAYFYGQMPIWVCWNKAFYPVQTGLEPQLIQEIVAEQPIISHTDISEFLDRVWTRLPASELHGQEEFLEQMKPIFVPATYNPKLFLDEEGSLLTLQIENVYETEHGEVSLPGPNPDLQTGSYQSEAKAYLIRRNQEAEAALTQKLQDMNFQPRSNSIWFLEPEEAIAFLLDAYPALVQEYRVYGEKNLTRYKVRLSQPVITAEVESNEDEKWFELDLAVEYDDQRVPIDKIWEAWTQGKRYVQLKDGSYTSLPESWLEKLGHKLRSLGLDPDKPPQKKFKQFEAPVLDKILDDVPHAVTDSFWEKLRTKIHSFREIRQLATPEGLNAELRPYQGQGLSFLNFLKEYGFGGILADEMGLGKTVQTLAFLLYLHNKGITGPNLIVVPTSVLPNWEREAEKFAPLLTRLIIYGTRRESLFKKIKKSNVVITTYALLRRDLEELQKYEFSTIILDEAQNIKNPNTITARSVRKLSAKQRICLSGTPIENNLFELWSLFEFLMPGFLGSQHSFQRGIVKPIKDGDAETLDYLRQRVKPFILRRTKSEVAKDLPPKIENVYYCALADEQLELYASLAKKLKEQVLQDVDEKGIAKSQMSILDALLKLRQICCHPRLLKLDMPGVSTNLPSGKFDAFKDMVTDIIEEGHKVLVFSQFVQMLHIIRSWLQISQTPFAYLDGASKDRFDQVDRFNNTPEIPIFLISLKAGGTGLNLTSADYVIHYDPWWNPAVESQATDRTHRIGQTRQVFSYKMICQNTVEEKILKLQDQKRDVAEAIIPGQDAWKSLTRNDLEMLFEV
- a CDS encoding MFS transporter, with protein sequence MPDRSGTEKLPRHLLIALGVLWLLMFTIRSQFIAILPLLPAIGQETGASTASLGWLVSGYALAIGVTTLFWGPVSDRIGRRKILIIGSASVAVALVLHGFMHSYAGFLIARVVTGMVAGMCTSGILAYMGDAFPANRRGWAMGVVISGFAFGQVAGLPLATWMAGIHGYRTPFVAFGGLMVLCAVGIWFFVPQPENVVPRRRPLSELMADYRHILASRELGTAMVVGILILSGMSVYITYLPIWMNEVLHMTPQQTAWTFSFAAVAILVAAPRAGRLSDRIGRRWVIAGGTAAVGVLVLLTPLAGLFPYGITVLYFVMMGFGSSRASGFRTLQTELVPDAFRGQYLSLGNAFEQLGFGLGSALAGLLYGSFGFFANCVSVSIFSAIVVVFVFLRLPETRSASA
- a CDS encoding patatin-like phospholipase family protein, with the protein product MTRFTHPGYACLKTLLVLAAAAILLTSCAALPRRALPEKYEDMAQVDGLQSVRTWADEFNPAFQHTLVESVKQRQAYYESRGLPWPTADPLNFLAISGGGDYGAYGAGVLFGWTQAGDRPEFDLVTGVSTGSLIAPFAFLGPKYDDQLRKVYTTIDAKKVFILKRIFQIIGGDSIADTKPLAELAAKYIDAKMLKAIAAEHDKGRRLFIATTNLDAQRSMIWDMGRIAKAGRLDLFREVLLASSSIPAVFPPQYIEVKAAGHKYDEMHVDGGVVTQVFLYGPFIDPTSAAAAQGANFHDREKNMYIIMNNKVAGTYDPVKRKLADIAGTAVSSLIRNQGIGALDRLYLLANRDGFDYNLTFIPDSFVPATTKIFDPGVMNTLFDLGRERSLAGAAWQDHPPGFTP
- a CDS encoding HAD family hydrolase, with protein sequence MTETSKTPDSQAPVTTLFCDVGGVLLTNGWDRNARSLAAETFQLDAEDMNERHHLTFDTYEEGELSLDEYLDRLVFFKPRSFTRETFRKFMFDQSKPYPEMIELVRRMKAEHGLKIVVVSNEGRELTEHRIRTFALDCFVDVFVSSSFVHFRKPDKKIFRLALDIGQAKPDEVVYIDDRSLFVEVASSIGIRGIVHKDLASTRQQLEAMTYSTSPCPI